Genomic window (Bacillus pumilus):
GTGCACCTGGCGAGTTTTGGCTTCCTGGAAATATTGCATGGAGCGGACAGCCTGACACTTGGAATGGATTCCAGTCTGCAACAGGAAATCCAAACCTAACTGCTGTTACAAAAGATCCAACTCAGGATACGGGCGTACTAGGGAGCCTAGTCAAAGCTTTAACATTCTTTGCTGCTGCCACTAAGCTAGAGACTGGGGACTATACAGCGCTTGGCGTAAGAGCGAAAGATGCAGCCGCACAGCTCCTTGAGGTGGCGTGGAATTACAATGATGGCGTGGGCATTGTGACAGAGGAAGACAGAGAGGACTATGACCGCTTCTTTAAAAAAGAAGTGTATTTCCCAAATGGTTGGAACGGGACATTTGGTCAAGGGAACCAGATTCCTGGATCAAGCACTACTCCTTCTGATCCGCAGCGAGGAGGTAATGGGGTCTATGCGAGTTTTGCTGATCTTCGCCCGAACATTAAACAAGATCCAGCATGGTCTTCACTCGAGAGTAAATATCAGTCTTCATTTAATGAAGCAACAGGTAAATGGGAGAATGGGGCACCGGTTTTCACCTATCACCGCTTCTGGTCCCAAGTGGATATGGCCACTGCCTATGCTGAATACCATCGTCTCATCAACTAGCAGGTTTTCGAGCTGCCGGCTTCTTTCAGCTGGCAGTTTGAATAAGAAATATAAATCCAATGAAGATAAGGGTGTTTTTACATGGTTAAAGAAAGAAGCTTTCTTCATCAATCATTAAATAAGGGCGAAAATGGGCAGGGCAATCAGGTGTGGAAAAAAGAGGCGAATGATCGAATCTCAAAGCATAGACAAAGAGACCTTCAAATAAACGTCACAAATCATGAAAACAAGCCAATAGCAGGTGTAGAGGTGGAAATTAAGCAAATTAAGCATGAATTCGCATTTGGCTCGGCAATGAATGACCAAGTGTTGTTTAATCAACAATATGCTGATTTTTTCGTGAAATATTTTAATTGGGCTGTTTTTGAAAATGAGGCAAAATGGTATGCGAATGAGCCGGAAAGAGGAAGAATCACTTACGAAAAAGCAGATGCGATGCTGAACTTTGCAGATAGACATCAACTTCCAGTGAGAGGCCACGCTTTATTTTGGGAGGTAGAAGATGCGAATCCAAGCTGGCTAAGGACATTGCCCAATCACGAAGTGTATGCAGCCATGAAAAACCGGCTTGAGCATGCGGGTCATCATTTTAAGAGGAGATTCCGTCATTGGGATGTAAACAATGAAATGATGCATGGTTCATTCTTTAAAGACCGCTTCGGGAAAAATATTTGGAAATGGATGTATGAAGAAACGAAAAAGATTGACCCTCAAGCACTATTGTTTGTGAATGACTATAATGTGATCTCATATGGTGAGCACCATGCTTATAAAGCGCATATCAATGAACTGCGACAGTTGGGCGCACCTATTGAGGCGATTGGTGTTCAAGGTCATTTTGGAGAGCGGGTCGATCCAGCCATTGTAAAAGAGAGGCTCGATGTGCTTGCTGAGCTTGGTCTGCCTATATGGGTCACAGAGTACGACTCTGTTCAACCTGACGCAAATAAAAGAGCGGATAACCTAGAGGCTTTATACCGCGTGGCATTTAGTCATCCAGCCGTAAAAGGAGTGCTGATGTGGGGATTTTGGGCAGGTGCCCATTGGAGAGGTGAGCATGCGGCCATCGTTAATTATGATTGGTCTTTAAATGAAGCAGGTCGACGTTATGAAAAGCTTCTAAAAGAGTGGACGACACAAAGAGTTGAAAAAACAGGGGCTAATGGCAAAGTGACATGTCCAGCATTTCACGGGACATATGAGATTCGAATCGGTAGCGAAAATAAAATATTAAAACAACAGACAATTGAACTTGATTCAAATGAACAAACACCACTTCGACTAGATGTGATTGTACCTGAAGGATCGGCTTGAAGAGAATTTAACTGACTTCGCATATGCCAGGATCACTCCAACAACTGAGTATCATAAAGGGCAGCACTTATTAGTGAACATGCGCACAGAATAAATGAAAAGAACGGATGACGAATGCCTGCTGAATAAGGAACTTCATTTGCATAAAAAAAATGGATATGGTATAGTTTTTATGGAAATGCTAACGATTACCGAGACAAGAGTGGGGAAACCCGCTCTTTTGTATTGAACAGGCAATTTTTGTCTCGACATTATTCATCCGTTTTCTGCTCCCCCTGCTCACATAAAGCAGGGTTTTTATGCAGAATGATTGATAAGAGCGTTTATCGAAAGCACAAGGAGGAAGAGAATGAGCAAAAAAGTAGTGGATGTCGTAAGCGAAATGGTACAGCCAATTTTAGATGGCTTACAGCTTGAACTCGTTGATGTTGAATTTGTCAAAGAGGGTCAAAACTGGTTCCTTCGCGTGTTTATTGACTCTGATAAAGGTGTCGATATCGAAGAATGTGCCAAAGTGAGCGAAGCCTTGAGCGAAAAGCTTGATGAGGCAGATCCGATTAGCCAAAACTACTTTCTTGAAGTATCCTCTCCTGGAGCGGAGCGCCCATTAAAGAAAAAAGCTGATTTTGAAAAAGCACTTGGAAAAAATGTTTTCATGAAAACATATGAACCAATTGATGGTGAAAAAGCATTTGAAGGTGAGCTTACAAGCTTTGATGGTGAGATTGCAACAGTGACAGTGAAGATCAAGACAAGAAAGAAAGAGATCAATATTCCATACGAAAAAATAGCTAACGCAAGATTAGCAGTTTCGTTCAATTAACCTTTTCATTGATATAAGGGGGAACCATAAAAATGAGTAGTGAGTTGTTAGATGCCCTGACTGTTCTTGAAAAAGAGAAGGGTATTAGTAAAGAAATTATTATTGAAGCGATAGAAGCTGCACTCATTTCTGCATATAAGCGTAACTTTAATCAAGCACAAAATGTTCGTGTTGATTTAAACCGCGAAACGGGAACAATTCGCGTATTTGCAAGAAAAGATGTTGTAGATGAAGTGTATGATTCTCGCCTTGAAATCTCTGTAGATGATGCGGCCAATATCAACCCGAATTACATGGTAGGTGACGTCGTTGAGATTGAAGTCACACCAAAAGACTTCGGGCGCATTGCAGCTCAAACAGCGAAACAAGTCGTAACGCAGCGAGTGAGAGAAGCAGAGCGAGGTGTGATCTACACTGAGTTTATCGATCGCGAAGAAGACATTATGACGGGAATCGTTCAGCGAATTGACAGTAAATTCATTTACGTGTCACTTGGCAAAATCGAAGCCCTTCTTCCGGTCAACGAACAAATGCCAAATGAGGACTACAAACCACATGACCGCATTAAAGTGTTTATTACAAAAGTAGAAAAAACAACTAAAGGACCACAAATTTATGTGTCTAGAACACATCCAGGTCTTTTAAAGCGTTTATTTGAAATTGAAGTGCCAGAAATTTATGATGGTACTGTAGAGCTTAAATCGGTTGCTCGAGAAGCTGGGGACCGTTCTAAAATATCTGTTCGTACGGATGATCCTGATGTTGATCCAGTTGGGTCTTGTGTTGGACCAAAAGGTCAGCGTGTACAAGCAATTGTCAATGAGCTAAAAGGTGAAAAGATTGACATTGTCCATTGGTCTAATGACCCTGTTGAATTTGTTGCCAATGCATTAAGTCCTTCAAAAGTACTTGATGTCATTGTCAATGAAGAAGATAAGGCGACAACTGTCATTGTCCCTGATTATCAGCTATCATTAGCGATTGGTAAAAGAGGTCAAAATGCTCGTCTTGCTGCAAAGCTGACTAGCTGGAAAATTGACATTAAAAGCGAAACAGATGCAAGGGAACTCGGTATTTTCCCAAGAACTGAAGACTCTGAATCTCTTTTCTTAGAGGCTGAACCAGTAGCTGAGGAATCTGACGAATAAGAGGTGATGTAAAAGGTGAAAAGCCGAAAAAAAATCCCGCTTAGAAAATGCGTCGTGACGGGAGAAATGAAACCAAAGAAAGAACTGATCCGTGTTGTTCGTTCTAAAGAAGGTGAAGTGTCTGTTGATGCAACCGGAAAAATGAACGGACGCGGAGCTTACCTTTCTCTCGATAAAGAAACCATTCTTGCGGCAAAGAACAAACGCAGTTTACAGCAGCAATTTCAGACACAGATTGACGAACACATATTTGAAGAATTACTAGAACTAGCTGAAAAGGTGAAAAAACCAAATGACTGAATCTGAATGGTATCCTTTGCTAGGTCTAGCAAATCGAGCTCGTAAAGTCGTGTCAGGAGAAGATCTAGTGATCAAAGAAATTAGACATGCGCGTGCTAAGCTGGTTCTTCTTGCAGCAGATGCCTCATCGAACACAGAGAAAAAGGTATCTGACAAATGCAAATTTTATAATGTTCCGGTTAGAAAAGTTGAAGACCGTTCCGTTCTCGGACGTTCTATTGGGAAAGATGCTCGCGTAGTTGTCGCTGTCACTGACCAAGGCTTCGCTAAGAAGCTTATAAGCTTGCTCGATTAATTTATTTGGGGGTGAACGAATGGCTAAAGTGAGAGTTTATGAATACGCAAAAGCCATAGATGTTTCAAGTAAAGATATTATAGCAGCGCTTAAAGATATGAACGTGGAAGTGAACAACCACATGGCGACGCTTGAAGACGACACTGTGAAAAAGCTAGACGCTATCTATAAAAAAGCCAAAGCAAAAGAGACAGCTAACGAGAAACCCGCAGAACAAAAAAAACAATCATCTAACAAAAACAATGATAGAAAGAAGAATGACGTGCAGAATAATCAATTTAATAAAAACAAAAAAAACAACAACCAAAATAAAAACAAAAATAAACGCGGTGGGAATAACAAACCGCAGCATCAGCAAGCTAGACCTGTGAAGCCTAAAAAAGAGCTTCCTGAAAAAATTGAATTTACAAATTCAATGACAGTCGGCCAGCTGGCTGAAGAGCTTGGGAAAGAATCAGCTGAAATCATCAAAAAGCTGATGATGCTTGGTGTTATGGCAACCATTAACCAAGAGCTGGATAAAGACACAGTTGAATTAATTGCTTCTGAGTATGGCGTTCCGGTAGAGGAAGTCATTATTTTAGAAGAAACTGAACTGGAAAAGTATGAAGTGGAAGATAAAGAAGAAGATATGCAAGTACGCCCTCCAGTTGTAACGATCATGGGACACGTTGACCACGGGAAAACAACGCTTCTTGACAGCATTCGTAAGACGAAAGTCGTTGAAGGCGAAGCTGGTGGAATCACGCAGCATATCGGTGCATACCAAATAGAAGAAAATAGCAAGAAAATCACGTTCCTTGATACACCTGGACACGCAGCATTCACAACAATGCGTGCACGTGGTGCCGAGGTAACGGATACGACAATCCTTGTTGTTGCAGCAGATGATGGCGTTATGCCGCAAACGGTTGAAGCCATTAACCATGCGAAAGCGGCAGAAGTGCCAATCATTGTCGCTGTCAACAAAATTGACAAACCAACAGCAAACCCTGACCGCGTGATGCAGGAATTAACTGAGCATGGTCTTGTACCAGAAGCTTGGGGCGGCGAAACGATCTTCGTTCCTCTATCTGCGAAAACAGGTGAAGGCATTGACGAATTGATTGAAATGATCCTTCTTGTCAGTGAAGTAGGAGAACTGAAAGCCAACCCAAATCGTGCGGCAAAAGGGACGGTCATCGAGGCTGAGCTTGATAAAGGAAGAGGTTCTGTTGCAACCCTTCTTGTTCAAACTGGTACACTTCATGTAGGTGATCCAATCGTCGTTGGAAACACATTTGGCCGTGTGCGTGCCATGGTTAATGACATCGGCCGCCGCGTGAAAACAGCAGGACCATCTACACCTGTTGAAATCACTGGTTTAAACGATGTACCTAATGCAGGGGATCAGTTCCTCGTATTCAAAGACGAAAAAACAGCTCGTCAAGTGGGCGAGGCCCGTGCGTCTAAACAACTTGATGAACAGCGTTCAGACAAAGCGAAATTATCTCTCGATGACCTATTTGAGCAAATCAAACAAGGTGAGGTAAAAGATATCAACTTGATCGTGAAAGCAGACGTACAAGGTTCTGCTGAAGCATTGACGGCGGCACTTCAAAAAATTGAAGTAGAAGGCGTCAAAGTGAAAATCATCCATACGGGTGTTGGAGCGATTACAGAATCCGATATCATCTTAGCAAGTGCTTCTAATGCCATCGTAATTGGATTTAACGTACGTCCTGACGGAAATGCGAAGAGCACAGCTGAAACAGAGAACGTAGATATTCGCTTACACCGCATTATCTATAAAGTCATCGATGAAATTGAAGCTGCGATGAAAGGAATGCTTGACCCTGAATATGAGGAAAAAGTGATCGGTCAAGTTGAAGTTCGTCAAACGTTCAAAGTTTCTAAAATTGGTACCATTGCTGGTGGTTATGTCACTGAAGGAACAATTACTAGAGATAGTGGTATCCGTTTAATCCGTGACGGCGTCGTTATTTTTGAAGGCGAAGTTGACGTATTAAAACGATTTAAAGATGACGTCAAAGAAGTTTCACAAGGCTATGAATGTGGTATTACCATTAAGAAATACAATGATATCCGTGAAGGTGATGTTATGGAATCATTCGTTATGCAAGAAATTGAAAGAAAATGATCGGTTATACCGAATGTGAGTGCATCATTTATGATGCATCCTCACTGAAGGAAAAACGTGCGGTTCTTCAGCGTATATTGACAAGAACGCGTCATAAATTCAATGTAACCATGGCTGAAATGAATTATCAGGATACATGGCAGCGTACATCAATTGGAATCGCCGTTATTTCCTCATCTCGGGTTCAAGTGGAAAAGGAGCTTCAGCGAGTATTAAGCTTTATTGATTCCTTTCCTGAAATTGAACGAACGATCACGAAAACTGAGTGGTTTTAATTAGAGGTGATAAGATCATGAGTATGAGAGCAACCCGTGTGGGTGAGCAAATGAAAAAAGAATTGGGCGACATCCTAGGCAGAAAGCTGAAAGATCCAAGAATTGGCTTTTTGACTGTAACGGATGTCGAAGTGTCCGGTGATTTGCAAATTGCCAAAGTCTACATTTCTGTTCTTGGTGACGAGAAGAAAAGAGAGGAAACTTTAAAAGGCCTTGCAAAGGCTAAAGGGTATATCCGCTCTGAGATTGGCAATCGAATCAGACTTCGCAAAACACCAGAACTGCACTTTGAATTCGACGAATCCGTGGATTACGGGAACCGAATTGAAAGCCTGATTGCTGAATTAAACACAAAAGACCACGAATAAGATGTTGAAATAAGGATAGGCGATGATCGTCTGTCCTTTTTCATCGTTTATGAAAGGAGAGAACGCAGATGATAAATGGTGTTCTTTTATTACATAAAGAAAGAGGAATGACCTCTCACGACTGTGTGTTTAAAGTGAGAAAGATCCTGCATACCAAAAAAGTCGGACATACAGGCACCCTCGATCCTGAGGTTTCAGGTGTTCTACCGATTTGTATCGGTAGAGCGACGAAGATTGTAGAATACTTAACAGATAAATCAAAAACGTATAATGCAGAAATGACGATTGGCTTTTCTACAACAACAGAAGATCAAACAGGCGAAATTGTTGAAGAAAAAAAGGTGCAAAAGCCAATTTCAGAAGAAGAAATCGATGCTGCGTTGAAACAGTTTGAAGGTGCGATTGAACAAATTCCTCCCATGTTTTCTGCTGTGAAAATTGGTGGGAAAAAGCTCTATGAATATGCAAGAGAGGGTATTGAAATTGAGCGGCCAAGCCGCGAAATTACGATTCACCGTATTGAGCGGACCACTCCTGTTCTATTTGAAAATGGAAAGGTGTCATTTAGATTCACTGTTCTATGCTCAAAAGGAACGTATGTCAGAACCTTAGCGGTTGATATTGGAAAGAAACTAGGGTTTCCAGCCCATATGTCACATCTTATTCGCACAGGGTCAGGTGATTTTACACTAGATGAATGTATCACTCTTGATGAGCTCCGAGATATGAGCGAAGAAGGCACAGTAGATGAGCACCTTGTTCCGATCGAACGTGCGCTCAATCATTTGCCGAAATGGGAGATAAATGATACATTAGCAAGTAAAGTGGAAAACGGTGCAGTCCTGCCATTGCCTGATGAATTTGCTCATTTTGCAGAGGAGGATCGTGTCGCTGTCTTTGCTCCTTCAGGTCGTTGTATGGCGATATATATGAAGCATCCGACCAAACAGAATCTGATGAAGCCGGCGAAGATCTTATCTCAGGACAAGCAATCTTAAAGAAAAGGTGACCATCTCGTGAAGACTATACATATTTCACACCCTCATACATTGAATCAAAACGATCAAGAACCGTCTGTTATGGCTTTAGGGTATTTTGACGGTGTTCACCTCGGACATCAAAAAGTCATTGATACAGCAAAAAATATGGCGAAAAAGGAAGGATTGGCCTTAGCGGTCATGACCTTTCATCCGCATCCATCACATGTTTTGCAAAAAGCGCGTGAACCTAAAGACTTAATTACACCACTTGAGGATAAAATTGATTTCATCAAACAGCTGGGTGCTGACTATTTATACATTGTGCAATTCAGCGAAAGCTTTGCAGCGCTATCTCCTCAAGAGTTTGTGGATCAATATTTGAATGAGCTGAATGTGAAGCACGCAGTAGCCGGTTTTGATTTTACGTTTGGGCGTTTTGGTGCAGGCACAATGGAAACGTTTGATGAGTACGCAAAAGGGCGTATTTCAGCAACCATCGTCCCTAAATTGTCCAATCAAGACCGAAAAGTGAGCTCGACTCTCATACGTTCCGCATTGAAAAATGGAGATGTTGAATATGTGAGTGAGCTTTTAGGAAAACCTTATCAGCTTCGCGGCATTGTCATTCATGGGGATAAGCGAGGACGGACGATCGGTTTTCCGACAGCCAATGTCGGTTTATCTGCTGAATACATCATTCCGCCAACAGGGGTTTATGCAGTGAGAGCAGAAGTGAAGGGCAAAGTGTATGACGGCGTTTGTAACGTTGGCTATAAACCAACATTTTATGAAAAACGTCCCGATCAGCCTGCGATTGAAGTGAACCTTTTTGATTTTAACGAAGAAATATACGGTGAACCGATTAAATTACAATGGTTCAAGCGTATTCGCAGCGAACAAAAATTTAACGGAATCCAAGAATTAACGGCTCAAATCAGTCAAGATAAAGAAGAAGCGATTCAGTTTTTTCATGATCAGCGTAACCAAACAAAAAATTCATAGAAAAACAGCTCTACCATTTGCAAATTCAGCATATTTTTAGTATGATAATTCCTGTAGCTTTAAAACCACTTACTTGGCAGGCCGACTTCACCGACGGTTGCGAGGTAGATGGGGCTAACATGATTTGGAGGTGAAACAGGATGGCTATTACTCAAGAGCGTAAAACTCAATTAATTAATGAGTTCAAAACACACGAATCTGATACTGGATCTCCAGAAGTTCAGATCGCTGTCCTAACAGAATCTATTAACAACTTGAACGAGCATTTACGTACTCATAAGAAAGATCACCACTCACGTCGCGGTCTTTTGAAAATGGTAGGTAGACGTCGTAATCTTCTTACGTATCTACGTAATAAAGACGTAACTCGTTACCGTGAGTTAATTAACAAACTAGGCTTACGTCGATAATCGTAAAAAGCGGGAGGATTCCCGCTTTTTTATCGTATAATCACTAATATTTTATGGTTAAAATGTTGAAAGAATGGCAAAAACCCTTCTACATACAGCTTTCACATTGATATGTGAAAATCATTTTGTTCATAATAAGAACTAACTAAAATTTAACGTTAAGAGAGGAGTTTATCTCAGAATGGGACAAGAAAAACAAGTCTTCACCATAGACTGGGCCGGACGTCAACTGACAGTTGAAACTGGCCAGCTTGCAAAGCAAGCAAACGGAGCGGTCCTCGTACGCTACGGAGATACGGCTGTGCTTAGCTCAGCAACAGCTTCTAAAGAGCCAAAACCACTTGATTTTTTCCCGCTCACTGTGAACTACGAAGAAAGATTATACGCAGTAGGTAAAATTCCTGGTGGCTTCATTAAAAGAGAAGGCCGTCCAAGTGAAAAAGCGATCCTTGCAAGCCGTTTAATTGATAGACCAATTCGTCCACTATTTGCAGATGGATTTAGAAACGAAGTACAAGTCATTAGTATCGTCATGAGTGTGGATCAAGATTGTTCATCTGAAATGGCTGCAATGTTTGGCTCATCTTTAGCATTATGTGTGTCTGACATTCCATTTGAGGGACCAATCGCCGGCGTTACAGTAGGACGAGTAGATGGAAAGCTGATCATCAATCCAAATGTAGAACAGCTTGAACAAAGCGACATCAACCTTGTAGTCGCTGGAACAAAAGATGCGATCAACATGGTCGAAGCTGGTGCCGATGAAGTACCAGAAGAAACAATGCTTGAAGCTATCATGTATGGTCACCAAGAGATCAAGCGTTTAATCGAATTCCAAGAGGAAATTGTGAAGGCAGTCGGTAAAGAAAAAATCGATATTCCTTTATACGAAGTAGATCAAACGTTAGCAGACGAAGTGAAAGCACTTGCTGAAACTGACCTGCTGAAAGCGATTCAAGTACATGAGAAGCATGCACGTGAGGATGCCATCAGTGCGGTGAAAAAAGCTGTAGTTGAGAAGTTTCAAGAAGAAGAGCGTGACGAAGCGACAATCAAACAAGCGAAAGATGTATTAAATAAGCTTGTCAAAAATGAAGTCCGCCGTCTGATCACTGAAGAGAAAGTCCGTCCAGATGGACGCGGTGTAGATCAAATCCGCCCACTTTCTTCAGAAGTAGGCCTTCTGCCAAGAACGCACGGTTCGGGACTATTTACAAGGGGCCAAACACAGGCGCTCAGCATTTGTACATTAGGTGCACTTGGCGATGTGCAAATCCTTGATGGTTTAGGTGTGGAAGAATCAAAACGCTTCATGCACCATTACAACTTCCCGCAATTCAGTGTTGGTGAAACAGGTCCAATGCGTGGCCCAGGACGCCGTGAAATCGGTCATGGTGCGTTAGGTGAACGTGCGCTAGAACCAGTGATTCCATCTGAAAAAGATTTCCCTTATACGGTGCGTCTTGTTTCAGAAGTATTAGAATCAAACGGGTCTACTTCACAAGCAAGTATTTGCGCAAGCACACTTGCCATGATGGATGCGGGTGTTCCAATTAAAGCACCAGTTGCAGGTATTGCAATGGGACTTGTGAAATCTGGCGAATACTACACAGTGCTGACAGACATTCAAGGAATGGAAGATGCACTTGGAGATATGGACTTTAAAGTTGCAGGGACATCTAAAGGTGTAACAGCACTTCAAATGGATATCAAAATCGATGGTCTATCAAAAGACATCTTAGAAGAAGCTCTCCAACAAGCGAAAAAAGGAAGAATGGAAATCTTAGATAGCATGCTGTCAACGATTCCTGCTTCTAGAGAAGAATTGTCTCGTTATGCACCAAAAATCTTAACGATGACAATCAATCCTGATAAAATTCGCGATGTCATTGGACCGAGCGGTAAACAAATCAATAAAATCATTGAAGATACCGGTGTGAAAATCGATATTGAACAAGATGGTACAATCTTTATTTCTTCTACTGAAGAAGACATGAACCAAAAAGCGAAGAAAATCATTGAAGATCTTGTAAGAGAAGTTGAAGTAGGACAACTTTACTTAGGTAAAGTGAAACGCATTGAAAAATTCGGTGCATTCCTTGAAATCTTCAGCGGTAAAGATGGACTTGTTCATATTTCTGAGCTTGCGCTTGAGCGTGTAGGCAAAGTAGAAGATGTCGTGAAGATTGGCGATGAATTACTTGTCAAAGTCACTGAAATCGATAAACAGGGCCGTGTGAACCTTTCTCGCAAAGCTGTTTTACGTGAAGAAAAGGAAAAAGAAGAAAAACAGTCTTAATGAGAACAAATAAATTGTGTTAGAAGCCAGGTATCCGTGCCAGGCTTCTTTCTTTTCTTGCGCCAACAATAGTTCTAGCTTGTTTCTCCCCATCATAATTTGTGGTAAAGGGGAGGGACAACCATTGAAAAAAACGTTACCATTCATTGTGTTTGTATTTTTACTGCTCGTGTCATATCAAACGATGAAGCAGCCGGTTGCTGTTACATATATTGAATCAATGAAAGAGCACGCCGAGGTTGCATCTGTATCAAAAGATATTTTATATCAAGAGATTGAATCGAAGTCTTCTGACTATGAAGTGAAGGCGCAAAATGCTAAGATTGATAAAGTGTGGAAAAAGATGCCTGGTCTAAATGGACAGACAGTCAATATCGATGCCTCTTATGAAAACATGAAGAAGCATGGGTCGTTCGATGAAAAGTTACTTGTTTTCAACGAAACAAAACCTTCTATTCATTTACATGAACTTGGTGCTGAGCCCATTTACAAGGGACATCCAGATAAAAAAATGAATGCTTTCCTCATCAACGTGGCTTGGGGTGACGAGCATCTAATGAAGATGTTAAAGACACTGGAAAAGCATCAGGTCAAGGCGACCTTTTTCTTAGAGGGCAAATGGGTGAAAAAAAGCACAGATCTTGCAAAAAAAATCGTGGCAGATG
Coding sequences:
- the rpsO gene encoding 30S ribosomal protein S15, giving the protein MAITQERKTQLINEFKTHESDTGSPEVQIAVLTESINNLNEHLRTHKKDHHSRRGLLKMVGRRRNLLTYLRNKDVTRYRELINKLGLRR
- the pnp gene encoding polyribonucleotide nucleotidyltransferase — its product is MGQEKQVFTIDWAGRQLTVETGQLAKQANGAVLVRYGDTAVLSSATASKEPKPLDFFPLTVNYEERLYAVGKIPGGFIKREGRPSEKAILASRLIDRPIRPLFADGFRNEVQVISIVMSVDQDCSSEMAAMFGSSLALCVSDIPFEGPIAGVTVGRVDGKLIINPNVEQLEQSDINLVVAGTKDAINMVEAGADEVPEETMLEAIMYGHQEIKRLIEFQEEIVKAVGKEKIDIPLYEVDQTLADEVKALAETDLLKAIQVHEKHAREDAISAVKKAVVEKFQEEERDEATIKQAKDVLNKLVKNEVRRLITEEKVRPDGRGVDQIRPLSSEVGLLPRTHGSGLFTRGQTQALSICTLGALGDVQILDGLGVEESKRFMHHYNFPQFSVGETGPMRGPGRREIGHGALGERALEPVIPSEKDFPYTVRLVSEVLESNGSTSQASICASTLAMMDAGVPIKAPVAGIAMGLVKSGEYYTVLTDIQGMEDALGDMDFKVAGTSKGVTALQMDIKIDGLSKDILEEALQQAKKGRMEILDSMLSTIPASREELSRYAPKILTMTINPDKIRDVIGPSGKQINKIIEDTGVKIDIEQDGTIFISSTEEDMNQKAKKIIEDLVREVEVGQLYLGKVKRIEKFGAFLEIFSGKDGLVHISELALERVGKVEDVVKIGDELLVKVTEIDKQGRVNLSRKAVLREEKEKEEKQS
- a CDS encoding polysaccharide deacetylase family protein, coding for MKQPVAVTYIESMKEHAEVASVSKDILYQEIESKSSDYEVKAQNAKIDKVWKKMPGLNGQTVNIDASYENMKKHGSFDEKLLVFNETKPSIHLHELGAEPIYKGHPDKKMNAFLINVAWGDEHLMKMLKTLEKHQVKATFFLEGKWVKKSTDLAKKIVADGHEIGNHSYNHPDMRTLTRERALEQITKTNRQIEESLGKKPKWFAPPSGSFKEETVKLAANEGMETIMWTVDTIDWQKPSPDVLQKRVLGKIHNGAMILMHPTDSTAKSLDALITQIKERGYELGTVSDLLSEKRHP